A segment of the Deltaproteobacteria bacterium genome:
GAAAGGCGCAGCGGAGTCGCGGACTCGAGCGCAAAGCCGGTGCGAACCACCGCGCGGGCCGTCTCGTCGCCGGGATTCGAGACGCGAAGCACGAGTGCATCTCCGTCGTCGGCGGGCTTCAGCGCGGAGAGCACCAGCGTTCGCGGCTCGAGCGCGAGAAGCGATACGCCCTCGGGCACGCGGGTCTCGCCCGCGATCGTCACCGCCTGCAGCGGCAGCTCGGCCTCGCGCGCGGCCGCTGCGACGACGCTCGGATCGTCGAACGAGAGCAGTCGCAGCTCGGCCGTGAACGCGCCGCGAAGCTGCGCGCCGGGAACCGGGAGCTGCGGCCCGGCCGGGCCCGGTCGCGTGCGAAGATCGAGCCGCGACAGCCAGCCCACCGCGCGCAGACAGGTGAGCGCGATCGAGCCGTCCTCGCGGACTTCCGCCTCGGGCAAGCCGGGCGCGACCAGCGCAAGGCCGTTCGCGAACACGAACCCCTGCTGCGGGAAAGTCGCCGGCGGCGGGTGGATCCATCCGGTCGCATCGGACTTCGCGGTGGAGCGGCGCGCGGCGTCGAAGCTGGTCGCGGCCAGGAACTCGCTGCAGGGCGCGCCGGTCGGGAAGATCAGGCGCATTCGGTGATCCTCGGCCGAATTCTCGATCCGCAAGCTCAGGCTCGCGCCCGGCTCGCCGGGTGCTACGCGTGCGCGAATCGAAACCCGCAGGGCCGCGCGCTCGGACGAGCGCCGCTCGCGCGAAGCGTCGAGCCGCGCCGGCAGCGCGAACGTGCGCACGACCTCGAGCTCCTCGATCCCGCCCGCGTGGCGGCGCCGCTCGAACTCGACACTCTCGAGTGTCGCCGCGAGGTCGGGGATCGGATCCGCGTCGTAGCTGTCGCCGCGGTCGCCCTCGTCCTCGAGCGCGCAGATCCCGGCGAAGACGCGCGAGCCGAGCCGGAGCTCGAAGGTGCCGTCGTCCGCCGCAGTCAATCGGGTGGTCGCGCACGAGATCTCGCGCCCGGCGTCGACGAGATCGGGCGCGGCCGCCGCGGGCTCGAGCCGAACCCGGCGGAAGCCGAGGGCCGGCACCTCGCCGACCACGAGCTCGAGATCGAGCGCCCGGCTGGCCGGGGCGATCAGGTAGCGGCCGTCGGCGTGGCCGTCGACGACGCGCACGGGCACGCCGTCGGCGCTCATGCCCTTGCCCTCGCGCGGCGGCAGAAGCCAGCGGTGGAAGAACGGACCCGAATCGTTCGCCTGAAGCCCCGGCCAGGGATCGAGCGGGAAGCGCGCGACTCCGGACCTGGGCCAGGGGCTGGGATTCCAGACCGCGACCTCGATCGCGTCGCCGGACGGTGTCGAGCGCGCGACGCCGTGCCCCGAGAGCCGCTCGAGCGCGCGCAGGGTCGTCTCGCGCGCGAGCTCCTGGCTCGCGTCGTAGCGCGCGCGCATCTGCTCGTGCACGCGGTCGATCGAGCAGCCGCCGATCGAATCGTGCGCCTGGTTCCGCAGCAGCTCGCGCCAGGCCCGGCGCAGGCTCGCACGCTCGTCGGGAAGCCCGTGCAGCCGCGCGAGCGCCGCGAACGGCTCGGCCAGCCGCTCGAGCGCCGTCTCGCAGGCGCGATTCGCGAGCTTCAGCGGCAGACGCGCCGACCATACACCGGGAAGCAACGGGCCGGCGCAGCCGCCCACCAGCTCGCCGCGAAACACCGGGAGCTCGGGCTCGATTCCCGCCGCGAAATCGTCGACGAGCGCGCGCTCGACCTGCCAGCCGGTCCGGTCGGCGAGCGCGCACGCGATCTCCCGCGTCCGCTCGCTCGGCGCGGCGTGGTCGAAGCCGTTCATCAGCAGGATCCGCTGCTGCCGCGTCCGCTCCGCCAGGGCCTGCGATCGCTGCGCGATCGTCGACGCGGCCCCGACCGGGTCGAGCGCCAGGTTTCCCGCATTCGCATAGCCGGCCCCGAGGTGGCAGGCGACGAGCGAGCTTCCGTCGGGGGCCTGCCAGCGGTACTCGGGCGGAAGCCCGGAGAGGGCGCTCGGGTTTCCCCTCCAGTAGACGAAGGCGCACAGGCCGAACCCGGCGAAGAGCTGCGGGAACTGCGCGGGATGCCCGAAAGAGTCCGGTGTATAGGCGACCGCCGAGACGGGTCCGAACGCGGCGCCGACGCGCCGCCCTTCGAGCAGATTGCGCACGTGCGCCTCGCCCGAGGGGAGCAGCGAATCGGGCTGCACGTACCACGGTCCGATCGCGATCCGGCCGGCCGAGACCGCGTCCTCCAGCGCCTTGCGGCGCTGCGGTCGGACTTCGAGGTAGTCCTCGAGGACGATCGTCTGCCCGTCGAGCAGGAAGCGGAAGCCGGGGTCGGTCGAGAGCAGCTCGAGCACGCGGTCGATCGTGTCCACCAAGCGCGCCCGGAACGACTCGAAAGTCCGGTACCACTCGCGGTCCCAGTGCGTGTGCGAGACGAGGAAGGCCTTCACGCCGCGCATGGTACCGCCTCGAGGATCAGGCACGCGTTCGCGCGGCGGGGCTAAAGCTGCCGGCGCCGCCTCTCGATCGGTGGGGGAACATGCGCGTCTGCATCCTCACGGTGGGCTCGAGAGGCGACGTGCAGCCGTACGTGGCCCTGGCTCGGGGTCTCGAGCGCGCCGGACACCGAACCGCGGTCTGCGCATCGCCCGCCTACCGGAGCTTCGTCGAGTCCCACGGCGTCGAGTACGCCTGCGTCGACACGGGCGACCCGCAGGTGCTGCTGCGCTCGCCCGAGGGCCAGGCGATCTTCCGCTCGACGCGAAATCCGCTCGCGCTGCTGCAGGGGCTCTGCCGGCTGCTCGAGCCGGTGCTCGAGAAGGGCTACGCCCAGGCGTGTCAGGTCAGCGCCGATGCCGATGCGCTGCTCGTCGCACCGGGCGCGCTGCCGATCGCGCAGGCCCTGAACGAGAGCCGCGACCTCCCGTTCGCGAGCGCATTCCTGCAGCCCAATCATCCGACTCGGGAGTTCGGCTGCTGGCTGTTTCCCGAGGTCCCCGCATGGCTGCCGTTTCACGGTCGTCTGCGCCGCGGGAGCTATCGGCTCACCTGGCAGATGCTGTACCGGATCGTGCGCGGGGCCAACGACGCGGCGCGCAGGAACGTGCTCGGCCTCGGACCCGGCGTGAACCCCTTCGCCGAGATGCTGCGGGAGCGCTGGCCGACGCTGTACGGGATCAGCAGCTCGGTCCTGCCCCGCCCCGCCGACTGGGGGCCTGAGCTCGAGCTCACCGGCTACTGGTTCCTGGACCGCCCGTCCGGCTGGCGACCGCCGAGCGTGCTCGAGGAGTTCCTGGCCTCCGGACCGAAACCGATCTGTGTCGGATTCGGCAGCATGCCGTCCGCGGATCCCGAGCAGACGACGCAGCTCTTCGCCCGCGCGCTCGCGCGAGCCGGCCAGCGCGGGATCCTGCTCACCGGCTGGGGCGGCCTGGCGGCGACGGAGCTCGCCAAAGGCGTGCTCGCGATCGACGCCGCTCCGCACGACTGGCTGTTTCCGCGTGTCGCGGCCGTCGTGCATCACGGGGGCGCGGGAACCACCGCGGCCGCGCTTCGCGCGGGCGCGCCGGCCATGGTGATCCCGTTCATCGCCGACCAGCGCTTCTGGGGCGCGCGCGTCGCGGCGCTGGGCGCGGGGCTCGGGCCCGTCGCGCGCCGGGGGCTCTCGCCAGAATCCCTCGCGACCGCGCTTCGAGAGCTGGTCGAGAACCCGGCCTACCGCGAGCGTGCCGCCAGCATCGCTAGAGCCCTCGCGAGCGAGGACGGCCCGGCGCGCGCGGTCGCCGCCCTTCCGTTCTGAACCACCCGATCGCGCCCGGGGCTCGATTGCGGCTACGATCGGCGCGGAGGCAGGCGATGGGCGCCAGGCGCGGACCCGTGTTGGTGACGGGCGCGAACTCGGGAATCGGGCTCGCGAGCGCGCTTCGCTTCGCGTCGCGCGGCTGGGAGACCTGGGGCACCGTGCGCTCCGAAGCCAAGGCCGACGAGCTGCGCGCCGCAGCGAGATCGGCGGGCTGCCTCGAGCTCGTGCGCCCGCTTGTGCTCGACGTCTCGGATCACGAACGCGTCGTCGAGCTGTGGAAGGAGCTGCCCGACTTCTACGCGGTCGTGAACAACGCGGGGTACTCGCAGACCGGCGCCGTCGAGGAGGTCACGGCGGCGCAGGCGCGCGCGCAGCTCCCCGTGAATCTGATCGCACCCGCGATCGTCGCGAGCTGCGCGCTGCCGGGAATGCGGCGACTCGGGGGCGGACGGATCGTGATGGTCTCTTCCGTCGCCGGACGCGCCGCGGTGCTGCCGCTGAACGGCTGGTATCACGCCTCGAAGTTCGGGCTGGAGGCGCTCTCCGACGTGCTTCGCGTCGAGGTCGCGTCGTTCGGGGTCGCGGTCTCGATCGTCGAGCCGGGCTTCTTCAAGACCGGGATCACCGGTCGCGCGCGAGAGATGGCATCTCGGGGCGCGGAGCACCGCGATTCGAAGTACGCGTCCGCGTACGAGCGGATGGACGGCTGGATCGCTCTGATCGAGCGCTTCGCTCCGCCCGCCAGCGTGGTCGCGTTCGCGATCGTGTCGGCGGTCGAGAGCCGCTTCCCGCTGCAGCGCTACGTCGTCGGTCTCGACGCGCTCGCGGCGATCGTCGGCGAGGCGATCGCGCCGCGCCGGCTGACCGACCTGGCCATGCGCCTGGCCGCGAATCTCTCGGCGAAGAGCTAGACTTCCCTTGCCGCGGGCTGCTGCGGCCAGATGAGCAAGAACGTCGCGACGAAATACGGAAAGCTCGCCGGCGAGGAAGTCGCGGGCGTACACGTGTTTCGCGGCGTGCCGTTCGCGAGCCCGCCGCTGGGCGCGCTGCGTTTCGCACCGCCGCAGCCGCCCGCTCCCTGGCGCGGCGTTCGCGAGGCGCTTCGCGCCGGGCCCGCGCCGCTTCAGGTCGGAGCCTCGTGGATGACGCGGATGCGCCTCGACGTCGGCGGCCGCGTCGACGAGGACTGTCTGTATCTGAACGTCTACACGCCCGGGATCGACGCCGCGCGAAGGCCGGTGCTCGTGTTCCTGCACGGCGGGGCGTTTCTGATGGGAGCGGGCTCGACCGCGCTCTACGACGCCCGCCGACTCGCGCGCCGCTCCGGCATCGTCGTGGTGACGACGAACTACCGGCTCGGCGCGCTCGGCTGGGCGCATCTGGGCCTGGTGCCCGGCTCGACGCTCCCCGACGCGGTGAATCTGGGGCTCCAGGACCAGATGGCGGCGCTGGCCTGGGTGAGGGACAACATCGCGGAGTTCGGCGGCGACCCCGGCAACGTCACCCTCTGCGGACAGTCCGCGGGCGCGATGAGCGCGGCCGCGCTGTGCGCATCAGGGAAGGCGCGCGCGACGTTCCGACGCGCGATCCTGCAGAGCGCCGCGGGGCGCAGCGTGATCGACCGCGACGAGGGCATGAACGTCGCGCGCATCTTCCTCGCCGAGCTCGGCAAGAAGCCCGAGACGGCCCACGAGCTCCGCGACGTCGACGCCGCGCGGCTGCTGAAGGCCCAGGCGAGCGCGTACCGGCGCACGTTCAGCCCGCTGCGCCTGATGTCGTTCATGCCCGTCGTCGACGGCGCGATCGTCGGCGAGACTCCGCTCGCGGCGATCCAGCGGGGCGCGCTCTCGGACAAGGAGCTGCTGATCGGGACCACGCGCGAGGAGTGGAAGCTGTTCTCGCTCGTCGACGGGAGCGCGGTCGGCATGCGCGAGGCGTCGCTGATCGCGCGCATCGGCGCGCTCTCCGATCCGCGCGAGCTCGCGCTGCCCGACGCCGAGCTCGCGAGCCGCTGCTTCCGCGACGCCGTCGCCTCCGACGGTCTCGCGACCGACCCCGCCGAGGTCTGGAACGCCTTCCAGTCCACGCGCGTCTTCCACCATCCGGCCGCGCAGCTCGCCGAGGCGCAGGCGCGCTCGGGCGGGCGCGCGTTCGCGTATCTCTTCGCATGGCGGCCCCCGGCCGTGGGCGGACTGATCGGCGCCTGCCACGCGCTCGAGCTGCCGTTCGTGTTCGGCTGGACGCAGACCCCGCTGGTCCGATCGCTCACGGGCCTGTCGACCTCGGCCCGCCGGATCTCGCTCTCCATGCAACACGCCTGGGGCAGCTTCGCGCGCGCCGGCGATCCGTCCCACGAGGGTCTGCCGGGCTGGCCCGGCTACGAGCCGATCCTGCGCTCGACGATGTCGTTCGGCCGGGATGCGCGCGTCGTCGACGCGCCGCTCGAAGCCGAGCGGCGGCTGTTCGAGTCCTGGGGGAGGGTCTGAGCTCCCGCGCGCGGGCTCGAAGGCCGCGCGCCCTGTGTATGCTGTGCGGATGCCGAGCTACCGCTACGAGACGCTCTCGCCGCAGGACGCGTCGTTCCTGGCGGCCGAGGGCCCGAACACGCCGATGCACATCGCCGCGGCGTTCATCGCGGAGCCGGGTTCGCTGCGCACCGTGCACGGCGGGATCGACATCGAGCGGATCCGCGCGTTCATCACCGGGCGACTGCACCGGGTCCCGCGCTACCGCGAGCGGCTGGCCTACACACCTCTGCGTGGACGGCCGATCTGGGTCGACGACGACCATTTCAACGCCGAGTTCCACATCCGGCACACGGCGCTGCCCTACCCGGGCAACGACGACCAGCTCAAGCGCCTGATCGGACGGCTCTCCTCCCAGACGCTCGACCGACGCCGCCCGCTCTGGGAGTTCTGGGTGATCGAAGGCCTCGACGGCGGCGCGCGCTTCGCGCTGTTCTCGAAGGTGCACCACGCGATGGTCGACGGGATCTCGGGCGCGGAGCTCGTGATGGCGCTGATGGGCCGCTCGCCCGACGAGTCGAACGAGAGCCCGCCGCCATTCGTGCCCCGGCCCGCGCCGGGCACGCGCGAGCTTCTGGCCGAAGACCTGTGGAGCGCAGCGTCCGGCCCGCTCGCGGGAGCCGCGAAGCTCGGCGAGCTGCTCCGCGCGGATCGCCGCAGCGAGCTCGGTCGCGCGCTGCGCTCGGTCGGCGATCTGGTCTCGCGCGGACTCGTTCCCGCCTCGGACACGCCGCTCAACGCCGAGATCGGCCCGCACCGCCGCTTCGAGTGCTTCTCGCTCGAGCTCGCGCGCATCCGGGCTGTGAAGGAGAAGCTCGGCGGCACGATCAACGATGCGGTGCTCGCCACGGTGGCCGGCGGGCTGCGCCGCTTCCTGACGCGACGATTGCTGGACGTGGGCGCGCTCGACTTCCGCGTCTCCGCGCCGGTGAGCGTGCGCGCGGAGGGCGAGCGATCTGCCGGAGGGAATCGCGTCTCCGCCTGGATCGTCCCGCTTCCGCTCGGCGAAGCCGACCCGCTGCGGCGACTCGAGCACGTCCGCGCGACCACGCGAGAGCGGAAGGCCTCGAATCAGGCGCTCGGCGCCGACCTGCTCTCGGCGGTCACCGAGTGGACGGGGACGACGCTGCTCTCGCTGGGCACGAGCGTGCAGAGCATCGCCCGCCCGCACAACCTGATCGTGACCAACGTTCCCGGACCGCAGATTCCGCTGTACCTCGCCGGTGCGCAACTGCTCGAGGCCTACCCGATCGCCCCGCTCTTCCAGCACCAGACCGTGAGCATCGCGCTGTTCAGCTACGCCGGGAATCTCTTCTGGGGGCTGAATGCCGACGAGGAGCGGATGCCCGATCTCGCGGATCTGCGCGCGGATCTCGAATTCGCGTTCGACGAGCTGGCGGCACTGGCCGGGCCCGGCGGCGCCAATCCGCGCTAGGGATTGGAGCGGGTCGTGGATCTCTCGAAGCGCGCGCACTGGATCTTCGACATGGACGGCACGCTGACCGTCGCCATCCACGACTTCGACGCGATCCGGCGGGAGCTCGGGCTGCCGGAGGGAAGGCCGATCCTCGAGGAGATCGCGCTGCGCCCCGAGCGAGAGGCGAGCGAGCTGTTCCTCCGCCTCGATCGGATCGAGCTCGAGCTCGCGCAGCGCGCGTGCGCGTCGGACGGCGCGGCCGCCCTGCTCGAGACACTCGGCGCGCGGAGCGCTCGGCTCGGCATCCTCACCCGCAACAGCCACGCGAACGCCCTCGAGACGCTTCGTGTCTGCGGGCTCGAGCGCTTCTTCGACCCCGCATGCGTCGTCGGCCGCGAGGCCGCCGCTCCGAAGCCGGACCCCGGCGGGATCCGCAAGCTTCTCGGCGACTGGCGCGCCGCGCCGGCCGAGGCCGTGATGGTCGGAGACTACCGCTACGACCTGCTGGCCGGCCGCGCCGCCGGAACCGCGACGGTCTACGTGGACACGAGCGGAGTGTTTCCGTTCGCCGAGATCGCGGACGTCTCGGTTCGTTCGCTGGTCGAGCTGATCGACGCGCTCGCTTGAGTTAGGCTGCAGCCCGGATGACCCAGACCAGCGACGCGAAGCACCGCTTCCACGAGCTCGTGGTGGCCGACGTGATCCAGGAGACGGCCGACACCCGCTCGTTCGCCTTCGACGTGCCCGATGTTCTGGGCGAGCTGTTCCGCTACACCCCCGGCCAGTTCCTCACCTTCGAGATCCCGTGGGACGGGTTGCGCCTGCACCGCTGCTACTCGCTCTCGAGCGCGCCGGGAATCGACGCGAGCCCGAAGGTCACGGTGAAGCGCGTCGATCGCGGGCGTGTCTCGAACTGGATGAACGACCGGCTCGAGAAAGGCGCCCGGATCGCGGTGAAGCCGCCCGAAGGGCACTTCGTGCTCCGCGCCGCGGAGCAGGAGCGGCCGCTCGTGATGTTCGGCGGCGGCAGCGGGATCACGCCGATCCTCTCGATCCTGAAGTCGGCGCTCGCGAACACCCGGCGCCGCGTGAAGCTCGTGTACGCCAACCGCGACCGCGACTCGATCATCTTCAGAAGCGAGCTCGACGCCTGGCGCGATCGCTTCCCCGACCGCTTCGAGATCGCGCATCACCTCGACTCCGAGCGCGGCTTCATGCACGCCGCGAACGCGAAGGATCATTTTGCGGGGCTCGAGAACGCGGATTTCTACATCTGCGGTCCCGCTCCGTTCATGGACGTCGTCGAGAGCGCGCTCGAGGAGCGCCAGGCGGGCCGCGGCCACGTCTTCGTCGAGCGCTTCGTCTCGCCAACCGACCCCGACCGCGTGCAGGCTCCCGCCGCCGCGCCGCCGCCGGCCGCGGTCGGCGCGCCGAAGACGTTCTTCATGACGCTCGAGGGCGTTCGCAGCGAGGTCCCGGTGAAGCCCGGAGAGACGCTGCTCGCGGCCGCGCAGCGCGCGGGCTTCGACCCGTCGTTCTCCTGCCAGGAAGGCTACTGCGGCTGCTGCATCGCGAGGCTCCGCTCCGGCAAGGTGCAGATGCGAACGCACGACGCGCTGAACGCGAAGGACATCGCCAACCGCTGGGTGCTCGCGTGTCAGTCTCGCCTCGAAGGCGACGATCCGGTCGAGATCGACTTCGACGACTCCTACTGAGCCAGGCCCGGTCCCACGGCTGCGCCGACGAGAAACTCGTCGAGCAGACCCTCGACGAGATCGAGCGACTCGTGCCAGAAGTCGGGGGCGGAGAGGTCCATGCCGAACGCGTCGCGCGCGATCGCCTCGGCCGTGTCACTCCCGGTCGAGCGCAGCAGCGCCTCGAAGCGCGGCATGAAGCCGGGTCCCTCCTGCCTGGCGCGCTGGAACAGCCCCAGGCTGAACAGGTAGCCGAACGTGTACGGGAAGTTGTAGAAGCTCGTCGTCGTGATGTAGAAGTGCAGCTTCGAGGCCCAGAACCACGGGTCCAGGTCGTCGGCGTCGAGTGAGTCGCCGTACCACTCGCGCTCGGCGGCGAGCATGAGCTCGCAGAGCCGCGAGACGGAGAGCTCCCCGTGCGCGCGCTCCTGGTAGACCGCGTGCTCGAAGCTGAAGCGAGCCGGGATGTTGAGCAGGAACACCGCCGCGTCCTGAAGCCGCCCGTCCAGGATCGCGAGGCGACGGGCTGGCGTCCGCTTCGCGAGCTCGAGCGACGAGTCGATCAGGACCTGCTCGGCGAACGTCGAGGCGGTCTCGGCCAGCGTCATCGGCGAGCGCCGCGCCCAGGCGCGGCTGCCCGCCAGCGTCGCGCCGTGGAACGCGTGGCCGAGCTCGTGCGCGAGCGTCGACGCGTCGCCGGGAGCGCCGTCGAAGGTCAGGAAGATCCGCGACTCGTCGATCAGCGACGAGCCGGAGCAGAAGCCGCCGGGCTGCTTTCCGGCGCGCGGCTCCCAGTCGATCCAGCGCCGCTCGAACGCCTTGCGCGCCAACGCGCCGAGCGGCGCATGGAAGCGGTCGAATGCGGCTTGGATCTCCGCGCGCGCGTTCTCGAACGGAACGCGTTCGTCCGCGCGGTTCGGAAGCGGTGCCAGCAGGTCCGCGAATCCCATCCGCTCGAGCCCGAGCAGCTGCGCCTTGCGGCGCAGATAGCGGCGCGGGATCTCGACGCGCGAGCGCACGGCGTCGAGCAGCGCGTCGAGCGTGGCGCGCGAGATCGCCGCGTCGAAGAGCGCGGGGTCGAGGAAGCTCGCGACGCCGCGGCGCGCGTAGAGCGCGAGCCGCGTCCCCGCGATCGCGTTCAGGCACGCGGCGGTCGTGTCGGCGCTGTGCGCCCAGGCCGAGTTCGCACCGCGAAAGGCCGCGCGGCGCACCGCCGGATCCGGGTCTTCGAGAAGCGTTCGCGTGAGCGCCACCGGCACGCGCCGGGACGGGCGACCGGGAAGCTCGAGCTCGAACTCGAGCTTTCCGGAGAGCTTCGAGTAGAGCCGGCCCCAGGCCGAGAGCCCGGTCGCGTCGAGATCCGCGGCGAGCGCCTCCTCGGCCTCGCCCATGCTGAAGCCGGCGCGCTCGCGCACTCGCGAGAGGAAGAAGCCCGCGCTGCGCAGGCTCCGATCGGCGCAGAGCTCGGCGAAGAGATCGTCGTCGGCGTCTCGCAGCGCCGCGCGCACGCGCACGTAGACCTTCTCCTGCGCGGCGCGCGCACTCGCCGCCGACGCGAGCTCCCGCGAGACCGCCTCGTCGCGCGAGTCCGCCGCGTGCAGACAGCCGAGGTAGCTCGCGAGATGGGCGCTTCGCGCGGTCGCGTCCTCGAGCCGCTCGAGAAGCGACGCGAAGTCCGCGATGCGCTCGCGCTCGAGCGCGCCGAGATCTCGCGCGTCGGCGAGAAGCTGCGCCAGGTCGCGCGCCAGCCGGGTCCGGAACTCGCGGTACTCCTGCCCGTCGAAGCTCGCGAAGAACGGCGAAAGGTCCCAGCTCACTCGCACTCCCTCGCGGCCCCGGTGTATCGTCGCTCCTCGAAGACAGGAGACCCCCGATGCGACTCCAGGTTCCCAGAATCCCCGCGCTCGCACCAGAGGACTGGAGCGACGACGCCAAGCAGGCGCTCGCCGCGATCGGGCGGCCCGGTGGCATGCCGGTCCTGAACATCTTCCGCACGCTCGCGGCCCACCCCAAGCTGACCAAACACTGGATGGTCTTCGCGAATCACGTGCTGGGAAAGAACACGCTGCCGCCGCGCGAGCGCGAGATCCTGATCCTGCGCATCGGCTGGCTCTGCCGAGCCGAGTACGAGTGGGCGCAGCACGTGGTGATCGGCAAGCGCGAGGGTCTCTCCGACGACGAGATCACGCGGATCGGCATCGGCGCGGACGCCCCGGGCTGGTCGGACCCCGACCGCGCGCTGCTTCGCGCCACCGACGAGCTCTGGAACGACGCGATGATCAGCGACGCCACCTGGCGCGAGCTCTCTCGCTTCCTGAACACCGAGCAGCTGATGGACGTCGTATTCACCGTGGGTCAGTACAACCTGGTGTCGATGGCGCTGAACAGCTTCGGGGTGCAACTCGACCCGGGACTGCCGCGATTTCCCGCAGGAGTCGACGGATGAGATGCACCGGCGCGCTCGCGCTCGCGGCCCTGGCCGGCCTCTCGGTCGGCTGCAGCTCGTACCAGCCGGTGCTCTATCCCAACCCCAAGCTCGAGCAGGTCTACCAGGACGAGGTCGATCGCGACATCGCCCACTGCGAGGCCGTCGCCAAGGAGTACACCGAGAACCCGTCGCGCGCGCGGCGCGCGGCCGGCGACGCGACCGAGGGCGCGGTCGTGGGCGGCGCCACCGGAGCCGCCGCGGGCGCGGTGCTCGGCAGCGTCGGGCGCGGCGCCGGCGCGGGCGCGGCCGCGGGCGCGGCCGGCGGCCTGGTTCGCGGGCTCTTCCGCGGACGCGAGCCGAGCCCGGTGTACCGGCGCTTCGTCGAGCGCTGCCTCTCCGACAAAGGCTACGAGGTGATCGGCTGGGAGTAGGCGCGCGCCTCCGCCCGCAGCCTCAGTGCACCACGCCGTCCGCGACCAGCCGCTCGATCTCCGCTTCCGACAGGCCGAGGATTCCGCCGAGCACGGCGTCATTGTGCTGGCCGATCAAGGGCGCCGGAGCGCGAATGCCGACGTCGGCCGACTCGAAGCGCCACGGCGTGCCGACCACGCGGCGCTTTCCGACCACCGGGTGCTCGAGCTCGCGGAAGAAGTCGCGCGCGAGCAGGTGGGGATCGAGGCCGACGCTCTCCTCGCTGTGGACGCGCGTCGCTGGCACTCCCGCAAGCTGCAGAGCGTCGACGGCGGCGTCGACCGAGCGTGCGCGCGTCCAGCGCTCGACGATCGCGTCGAGCGCGTCCTGGTTGCGCCAGCGCTCTTCGGGTCCCGCGAAGCGCGCGTCGGCGAACGCCGGATCGGCGATCACGCTCACCAGCGCGGCCCATTCACGCTCGCCGCCCACCGCGATGCTCACCCACTCGTCCGGTCCCGCGCACGCGAAGCAGCCGTGCGGAGCCATCACGTCGTGGCGGTTTCCGGCTCGCTGCGGCGAGCGGCCGCTCATGCTGAGCTCGAGGAACGCCTCGCCGATCATCGCGCTCATCACCTCGGTCGACGACAGATCGATGTGCCGGCCGCGGCCGGTGCGACGGCGCTCGTACAGCGCCGCGAGCACGGCGAGCGCTCCGGCCGTTCCCACGCGCAGATCCACCGAGCCCGAGAGCGGCATGGGCGGCTCGTCGGGATACCCGGTCAGGTCCGCGATTCCCGCCAGCGCCGAGAACGTCGGCGCGTAGCCCGCGTAGTTCCGCTCCGGCCCGGTGGAGCCCACCGCCGACTGCGAGAGCATGACGAGCTCCGGCTTCACGCGGCAGAGCTCGTCGTACCCGAGGCCCAGCCGCTCC
Coding sequences within it:
- a CDS encoding glycosyltransferase family 1 protein, which encodes MRVCILTVGSRGDVQPYVALARGLERAGHRTAVCASPAYRSFVESHGVEYACVDTGDPQVLLRSPEGQAIFRSTRNPLALLQGLCRLLEPVLEKGYAQACQVSADADALLVAPGALPIAQALNESRDLPFASAFLQPNHPTREFGCWLFPEVPAWLPFHGRLRRGSYRLTWQMLYRIVRGANDAARRNVLGLGPGVNPFAEMLRERWPTLYGISSSVLPRPADWGPELELTGYWFLDRPSGWRPPSVLEEFLASGPKPICVGFGSMPSADPEQTTQLFARALARAGQRGILLTGWGGLAATELAKGVLAIDAAPHDWLFPRVAAVVHHGGAGTTAAALRAGAPAMVIPFIADQRFWGARVAALGAGLGPVARRGLSPESLATALRELVENPAYRERAASIARALASEDGPARAVAALPF
- a CDS encoding SDR family NAD(P)-dependent oxidoreductase, whose product is MGARRGPVLVTGANSGIGLASALRFASRGWETWGTVRSEAKADELRAAARSAGCLELVRPLVLDVSDHERVVELWKELPDFYAVVNNAGYSQTGAVEEVTAAQARAQLPVNLIAPAIVASCALPGMRRLGGGRIVMVSSVAGRAAVLPLNGWYHASKFGLEALSDVLRVEVASFGVAVSIVEPGFFKTGITGRAREMASRGAEHRDSKYASAYERMDGWIALIERFAPPASVVAFAIVSAVESRFPLQRYVVGLDALAAIVGEAIAPRRLTDLAMRLAANLSAKS
- a CDS encoding HAD family hydrolase, whose product is MDGTLTVAIHDFDAIRRELGLPEGRPILEEIALRPEREASELFLRLDRIELELAQRACASDGAAALLETLGARSARLGILTRNSHANALETLRVCGLERFFDPACVVGREAAAPKPDPGGIRKLLGDWRAAPAEAVMVGDYRYDLLAGRAAGTATVYVDTSGVFPFAEIADVSVRSLVELIDALA
- a CDS encoding carboxylesterase/lipase family protein, with protein sequence MSKNVATKYGKLAGEEVAGVHVFRGVPFASPPLGALRFAPPQPPAPWRGVREALRAGPAPLQVGASWMTRMRLDVGGRVDEDCLYLNVYTPGIDAARRPVLVFLHGGAFLMGAGSTALYDARRLARRSGIVVVTTNYRLGALGWAHLGLVPGSTLPDAVNLGLQDQMAALAWVRDNIAEFGGDPGNVTLCGQSAGAMSAAALCASGKARATFRRAILQSAAGRSVIDRDEGMNVARIFLAELGKKPETAHELRDVDAARLLKAQASAYRRTFSPLRLMSFMPVVDGAIVGETPLAAIQRGALSDKELLIGTTREEWKLFSLVDGSAVGMREASLIARIGALSDPRELALPDAELASRCFRDAVASDGLATDPAEVWNAFQSTRVFHHPAAQLAEAQARSGGRAFAYLFAWRPPAVGGLIGACHALELPFVFGWTQTPLVRSLTGLSTSARRISLSMQHAWGSFARAGDPSHEGLPGWPGYEPILRSTMSFGRDARVVDAPLEAERRLFESWGRV
- a CDS encoding wax ester/triacylglycerol synthase family O-acyltransferase: MRASSTRRSKPSGGCSSPGGGSELPRAGSKAARPVYAVRMPSYRYETLSPQDASFLAAEGPNTPMHIAAAFIAEPGSLRTVHGGIDIERIRAFITGRLHRVPRYRERLAYTPLRGRPIWVDDDHFNAEFHIRHTALPYPGNDDQLKRLIGRLSSQTLDRRRPLWEFWVIEGLDGGARFALFSKVHHAMVDGISGAELVMALMGRSPDESNESPPPFVPRPAPGTRELLAEDLWSAASGPLAGAAKLGELLRADRRSELGRALRSVGDLVSRGLVPASDTPLNAEIGPHRRFECFSLELARIRAVKEKLGGTINDAVLATVAGGLRRFLTRRLLDVGALDFRVSAPVSVRAEGERSAGGNRVSAWIVPLPLGEADPLRRLEHVRATTRERKASNQALGADLLSAVTEWTGTTLLSLGTSVQSIARPHNLIVTNVPGPQIPLYLAGAQLLEAYPIAPLFQHQTVSIALFSYAGNLFWGLNADEERMPDLADLRADLEFAFDELAALAGPGGANPR
- a CDS encoding ferredoxin--NADP reductase, translated to MTQTSDAKHRFHELVVADVIQETADTRSFAFDVPDVLGELFRYTPGQFLTFEIPWDGLRLHRCYSLSSAPGIDASPKVTVKRVDRGRVSNWMNDRLEKGARIAVKPPEGHFVLRAAEQERPLVMFGGGSGITPILSILKSALANTRRRVKLVYANRDRDSIIFRSELDAWRDRFPDRFEIAHHLDSERGFMHAANAKDHFAGLENADFYICGPAPFMDVVESALEERQAGRGHVFVERFVSPTDPDRVQAPAAAPPPAAVGAPKTFFMTLEGVRSEVPVKPGETLLAAAQRAGFDPSFSCQEGYCGCCIARLRSGKVQMRTHDALNAKDIANRWVLACQSRLEGDDPVEIDFDDSY